The Aquila chrysaetos chrysaetos chromosome 19, bAquChr1.4, whole genome shotgun sequence genome includes a region encoding these proteins:
- the ZAR1L gene encoding ZAR1-like protein, with the protein MTMEGFVYPPFSTYQSFRGSLTPSRGGDPVVKQPSWKQSKSSGISPFLGGPLTPVPSDYLDGYRRAQLQALLSQVSPGLMPRPRWANTKEAGVQVNLRADAAVQCSLGLRTLPAGRPAVPAALRAQGRLALYSPVPDRRLFTLPEAAGPQEKEDGSETKPEEQKAAEEGSGEQREGQAEAALPSEEAAEAPREEAAAAAPGQRAAFQFLEQKYGYFHCKDCKTRWESAYVWCISGSNKVYFKQHCRKCQKAFNPYRVEAIQCQTCSKTRCSCPQKKRHIDLKRPHRQELCGRCKGKRLSCDNTYSFKYIV; encoded by the exons ATGACCATGGAGGGCTTTGTCTATCCCCCCTTCAGCACCTACCAGAGCTTCAGGGGCAGCCTCACGCCGAGCCGCGGCGGGGACCCGGTGGTGAAGCAGCCcagctggaagcagagcaagAGCAGCGGCATCAGCCCCTTCCTCGGGGGTCCCCTCACCCCCGTGCCCTCCGACTACCTGGACGGCTACCGACGGGCCCAGCTCCAGGCCCTGCTCTCGCAGGTGAGCCCCGGGCTGATGCCGCGGCCGCGCTGGGCCAACACCAAGGAGGCGGGCGTGCAGGTGAACCTGCGGGCCGACGCCGCCGTGCAGTGCTCGCTGGGGCTGCGCACGctgcccgccggccgccccgccgtCCCCGCGGCCCTCCGCGCCCAAGGGCGCCTTGCCCTCTACTCGCCCGTGCCGGACCGTCGCCTCTTCACGCTGCCCGAGGCCGCTGGACCccaggagaaggaagatggCTCTGAAACGAAGCCCGAGGAGCAGAAGGCGGCGGAGGAAGGGAGCGGAGAGCAGCGGGAGGGCCAGGCGGAGGCCGCTTTGCCGAGCGAGGAGGCGGCGGAGGCGCcccgggaggaggcggcggcggcagcccccggACAGCGGGCCGCCTTCCAG TTTCTGGAGCAGAAGTACGGCTATTTCCACTGTAAAGACTGCAAGACCAGATGGGAGAGTGCTTACGTGTGGTGCATTTCTGGAAGCAACAAG gtGTACTTCAAGCAGCACTGTCGCAAATGCCAAAAGGCCTTCAATCCTTATCGAGTGGAAGCGATCCAGTGCCAG ACCTGTTCAAAGACTCGTTGTTCCTGCCCTCAGAAGAAGAGACACATTGATCTCAAGCGACCTCATCGCCAAGAACTTTGTGGCCGCTGCAAAGGCAAGAGGCTGTCCTGTGATAACACTTACAGCTTCAAATATATTGTCTGA